One Vanessa cardui chromosome 23, ilVanCard2.1, whole genome shotgun sequence DNA segment encodes these proteins:
- the LOC124539834 gene encoding ubiquitin-like domain-containing CTD phosphatase 1: protein MCDLNDTPIKLSVKWNGKEYELPELSPSDSVAMLKIAIENATGVRPERQKLLNVKFQGKVATDNFTLSVLNLKPNLKIMMMGSLEEAIEGARTKPDVGDEVINDLDIEEEEVDIENQEIYLTKINKRVRDYKINVLNEPRPGKRLLVLDIDYTLFDHRSVAETGYELMRPYLHEFLTSAYEDYDIVIWSATGMKWIEEKMKLLGVTTHPDYKIMFYLDYLAMITVHTAKYGTIDVKPLGVIWGKYPQYTSKNTIMFDDIRRNFIMNPKNGLKIRPYRQAHLNRERDRELLLLSNYLREIAYYSEDFDSLNHKKWEKYRPEKYRTQAGNKRKAEDSPS, encoded by the exons ATGTGTGATTTAAACGATACTCCAATTAAATTAAGTGTTAAGTGGAATGGAAAAGAATACGAGTTACCGGAATTATCTCCGTCAGATTCGGTAGCGATGTTAAAAATCGCTATCGAAAATGCCACTGGTGTTCGACCCGAAAGACAAAAACTTCTCAATGTTAAGTTTCAGG GTAAAGTGGCAACAGACAATTTTACATTGTCCGTCCTGAATCTTAAACCAAACCTCAAGATCATGATGATGGGCTCTCTAGAAGAAGCAATAGAAGGTGCGAGAACAAAACCAGATGTTGGTGATGAGGTGATCAATGACTTAGACATTGAGGAAGAAGAAGTTGATATTGAGAATCAGGAg ATTTActtgacaaaaataaacaagagaGTGCGGGATTACAAAATTAATGTGTTAAATGAACCTCGTCCAGGGAAAAGGTTACTCGTTTTAGATATAGACTACACTCTCTTCGATCACAGATCTGTTGCAGAAACTG gttaTGAGTTAATGCGTCCTTATCTTCATGAGTTCCTCACATCTGCATATGAGGATTATGATATAGTTATATGGTCGGCAACAGGAATGAAATGGATCGAAGAAAAGATGAAATTGCTCGGTGTTACGACCCATCCAGACTATAAAATTATGTTCTATTTAGATTACCTTGCTATGATAACCGTTCACACTGCCAAGTATGGAACTATTGAT GTAAAACCTTTAGGCGTAATTTGGGGTAAGTATCCACAATATACTTCAAAAAATACGATAATGTTTGACGATATCCGTCGTAATTTTATCATGAATCCGAAAAATGGTCTTAAAATCCGACCATACAGACAAGCGCATTTGAATAGAGAGAGAGATAGAGAACTGCTGCTGTTATCCAATTATCTAAGAGAAATTGCTTATTATAGTGAAGATTTCGACAGTCTAAACCATAAAAAGTGGGAAAAATACAGACCCGAAAAATACAGGACTCAAGCGGGTAATAAAAGAAAGGCTGAGGACAGTCCGTCTTAA